From the Oleiphilus messinensis genome, one window contains:
- a CDS encoding NAD-dependent epimerase/dehydratase family protein → MSLKIALPGGAGLVGQNLIVRLKARGYNDIIVIDKHAENLEVLRELHPDIVAIEADLAEKGIWQNLLHGVDVLVMLQAQIGAKDSDPFFRNNIQATNLILESIDSDNPPYIIHISSSVVESVADDNYTNTKREQERLVRASKVACTVLRPTLMFGWFDRKHFGWLARFMKRVPVFPIPGSGRYMRQPLYVLDFCDVIIACIELRPMNKCFNISGFEKIDYIDIIKLIKKSVRAKTVIVRIPYAFFHRLLMFWSWFDSDPPFTVQQLEALVAGDEFEVMPWPKIFNVKPTSFEQAIEDTFNHLPYSDIELKF, encoded by the coding sequence GTGAGTTTGAAAATTGCGTTACCTGGGGGAGCGGGCTTGGTTGGGCAGAATCTTATCGTTAGACTCAAGGCCCGGGGATATAACGACATAATTGTCATTGATAAGCATGCCGAGAATTTGGAGGTTCTAAGAGAGCTTCATCCTGACATTGTCGCAATCGAGGCAGATCTTGCTGAGAAAGGAATTTGGCAGAACCTATTACATGGTGTGGATGTCCTTGTCATGTTGCAGGCCCAAATAGGCGCCAAGGACTCCGATCCATTTTTTCGTAATAACATCCAAGCGACTAATTTAATATTAGAGTCTATTGATTCTGATAATCCGCCATACATAATTCACATTAGTTCTTCTGTTGTGGAATCTGTCGCCGATGACAACTACACAAACACCAAAAGAGAGCAAGAACGACTTGTTCGTGCATCAAAAGTTGCGTGTACTGTCTTGCGCCCAACCCTAATGTTTGGATGGTTTGATCGAAAACATTTTGGCTGGTTAGCCAGATTTATGAAGCGTGTTCCCGTTTTCCCAATTCCAGGCAGTGGCAGGTATATGCGTCAGCCACTTTATGTTTTAGATTTTTGTGATGTCATTATTGCCTGTATAGAACTTCGGCCAATGAACAAATGCTTCAATATAAGTGGATTTGAAAAGATTGATTATATCGATATCATCAAGTTGATTAAAAAATCAGTACGCGCCAAAACGGTTATTGTCCGAATACCGTATGCGTTCTTCCACAGACTATTGATGTTCTGGTCTTGGTTTGATTCTGATCCCCCTTTTACAGTGCAACAGCTTGAAGCTCTAGTCGCAGGTGATGAATTTGAAGTGATGCCATGGCCTAAGATATTCAACGTGAAGCCTACTTCCTTCGAGCAGGCGATTGAGGATACATTCAATCATTTGCCTTATAGTGATATTGAACTGAAATTTTGA
- a CDS encoding SDR family oxidoreductase produces the protein MSTVLILGARSDIGLATAHRFAKAGYDVLLAARNAADLEKDCADIRIRYSVASSVHEFDVLSLETQQVFVDKLPILPDIVVCAVGLMVEQQGLDESCLQAQLVLKTNYLGPVAIFNLFAELFEARGSGLLIGISSVAGDRGRKSNYLYGSAKAGFTAYLSGLRNKLHQSGVGVMTVKPGFVRTAMTKGMKLPGLLTAEPQEVADDIFSAVQKKRDVVYSKWFWFWIMLLIRCIPEFVFKRLSL, from the coding sequence ATGTCTACTGTACTTATCCTAGGCGCTCGATCAGACATAGGGCTTGCGACTGCCCATCGTTTTGCCAAAGCGGGCTATGATGTTTTGCTCGCGGCTCGGAATGCTGCTGATTTGGAAAAAGATTGTGCAGATATACGAATTCGCTATTCAGTTGCTTCCAGTGTTCACGAATTTGATGTGCTTTCTCTCGAAACGCAACAAGTATTTGTCGATAAATTACCGATATTGCCTGATATCGTTGTATGTGCAGTTGGTTTAATGGTGGAACAGCAAGGGCTGGATGAAAGTTGTCTTCAGGCTCAATTAGTTCTGAAGACAAATTATCTCGGGCCGGTGGCTATTTTCAATTTGTTTGCTGAGTTGTTTGAGGCAAGAGGGAGTGGTTTGCTAATTGGTATTAGTTCTGTAGCCGGGGATCGTGGGCGAAAGAGCAACTATTTATATGGTTCCGCAAAGGCAGGTTTTACCGCTTATCTTTCAGGACTTCGAAACAAGCTTCATCAGAGTGGAGTTGGCGTAATGACTGTAAAACCTGGATTCGTTCGTACTGCTATGACGAAAGGTATGAAGTTACCTGGGTTGCTCACAGCAGAACCTCAGGAGGTCGCTGATGATATTTTCTCAGCTGTGCAGAAAAAACGCGATGTGGTTTATAGCAAATGGTTTTGGTTTTGGATCATGTTACTTATTCGCTGTATTCCGGAATTTGTCTTCAAGCGGTTATCGCTGTAG
- a CDS encoding ComEA family DNA-binding protein, translating to MISIRKYLTVCFTVLLLGLNMAGLPQALAASETAETTTQASTRININTADAQTLASTLKGVGIKKAQAIIEYRKTYGPFAHIEELADVKGIGKATVSKNAHLIAVR from the coding sequence ATGATTTCAATAAGAAAATACCTCACCGTGTGTTTTACTGTATTATTGCTTGGTTTGAATATGGCAGGCTTGCCCCAGGCCCTTGCAGCCAGTGAAACAGCAGAAACCACAACACAAGCCAGCACCCGAATCAATATCAATACCGCCGATGCACAAACCCTTGCCAGCACTTTAAAAGGCGTTGGTATCAAAAAGGCACAGGCAATCATCGAGTACCGAAAAACGTACGGGCCTTTTGCTCATATTGAAGAACTGGCTGATGTGAAAGGAATTGGGAAGGCGACAGTGAGTAAGAATGCGCATTTGATTGCGGTGAGGTAA
- a CDS encoding GtrA family protein codes for MTVVLSSEFARFIVVGGFAAGVNFVSRVIYNQFVGFSLAIILAYLSGMVTAYLLSRWFVFSPSGNATVRELFFFTLVNMLAVLQTWLVSMLLYFFVLDWLNVNAFKKEISHAIGIMVPVFSSYLGHKYFTFKPAHNDESNA; via the coding sequence ATGACAGTTGTCTTGTCGAGTGAGTTTGCTCGCTTCATTGTCGTTGGCGGTTTTGCTGCCGGCGTAAATTTTGTGAGCCGGGTGATTTATAATCAATTTGTTGGTTTTAGCCTGGCAATTATTTTGGCCTACCTCTCCGGTATGGTGACAGCCTATCTACTGTCTCGGTGGTTTGTGTTTTCACCCAGTGGTAACGCTACTGTACGAGAATTATTTTTCTTTACGTTAGTGAACATGCTAGCAGTACTGCAGACTTGGTTAGTCAGCATGCTCCTGTATTTTTTTGTGCTGGACTGGTTAAATGTTAATGCTTTTAAAAAGGAGATTTCACACGCTATTGGCATTATGGTTCCGGTTTTCAGTAGTTATCTAGGGCACAAGTACTTCACTTTTAAACCTGCTCATAATGATGAAAGCAATGCGTGA
- a CDS encoding glycosyltransferase family 2 protein: protein MKSTTPKIITTVIPTYRRPQTLKRSILSALGQNIDGLIVSVYDNHSGDETKDVVNALCEHSPSINYHIHDRNIGAALNFEYGLKSVTTPYFSLLSDDDYLLPDFYRRAINALEMHPNAIFWAGTTLNVDEQGLIWDARVDRWPDEGVFSPPHGIFHIMQGMSPTWTGIVFRKEVLDSIGLPDKETLGPSDLDFVLKAAAKHSYIVEKHPSAVFTINPNSFSCTEPLSSFWPGWKKMFKNIEHITKDYSPEIRAEILKTLHDDAKRMLFRRGANAIAKKRNDFAKDAANVLREEYGTLTLSVLLKVIARLCSQNRIAQNLYTRAYQAGERKIISDKESIQRKFEHLVRPSTDS, encoded by the coding sequence TTGAAATCAACTACTCCCAAGATTATTACAACTGTAATTCCAACATACAGACGCCCTCAAACATTGAAAAGGTCGATTCTGAGCGCTCTAGGTCAAAACATAGATGGTTTAATCGTTAGTGTTTATGACAATCACTCCGGGGACGAAACGAAAGACGTAGTAAACGCACTTTGCGAACACTCGCCGTCAATAAATTACCATATTCATGACAGAAATATCGGTGCTGCGTTGAATTTTGAATATGGGCTGAAAAGTGTTACGACCCCTTATTTTTCACTACTCTCTGATGACGACTACCTTCTGCCAGATTTCTACCGCAGGGCCATCAACGCTCTAGAGATGCACCCGAATGCTATCTTTTGGGCGGGTACTACGCTCAACGTAGATGAACAAGGACTAATTTGGGATGCAAGAGTAGATAGATGGCCAGATGAAGGAGTGTTCTCTCCTCCTCACGGTATTTTCCACATAATGCAAGGCATGTCTCCAACCTGGACAGGTATTGTTTTCAGGAAAGAAGTACTCGACAGTATCGGACTCCCAGACAAAGAGACATTGGGCCCCTCAGATCTTGACTTTGTTCTCAAAGCCGCAGCAAAACATTCATATATTGTCGAGAAACACCCATCAGCAGTCTTTACAATCAACCCAAATTCATTTAGCTGCACTGAACCTCTTTCATCTTTTTGGCCTGGCTGGAAAAAAATGTTTAAAAATATCGAACACATTACCAAGGATTACTCTCCAGAGATAAGAGCGGAGATTCTGAAAACCCTACACGATGACGCAAAAAGAATGTTGTTTCGGCGAGGAGCAAATGCTATCGCAAAAAAAAGAAATGATTTCGCAAAAGACGCAGCCAACGTATTGCGTGAAGAGTACGGAACATTAACCCTGAGCGTCTTATTAAAAGTGATAGCACGACTCTGTAGCCAAAACAGAATCGCTCAGAATTTATATACCAGAGCGTACCAAGCTGGAGAAAGAAAAATAATATCAGATAAAGAAAGCATCCAGAGAAAATTTGAACATTTGGTTCGACCTAGTACAGACTCATAG
- a CDS encoding FAD-binding oxidoreductase — MDELASFVVASKGLIARGMGRSYGDSALSKTVVSMCKFDRLIDFDPLQGILTCEAGVSVADIVDIFVSRGWFLPVVPGTKFVSIGGAVASDVHGKNHHKDGSFANCISSFKLLMANGDIVQCSRQERAPLFYATIGGMGLTGIILQVTLFLKRIPSAHVRQRVFRAANLKEAMGIFEANLNATYSVAWIDCLARRANSGRSLVMFGEHAGVEELPLEMSKKPLQLVRKRKIDIPFEFPSGALNRHSVKAFNWIYYNFSSRRAESLVDLETFFFPLDSLLNWNRIYGKKGFVQYQVAFPLASSREGLTEILSIISQAGLGSFLAVLKYLGGGRGGLSFPINGYTLALDLPYFNTLPGLLAKLDVVTREYGGRLYLTKDSRMAQQLFDATYGEAVNHFRALRREIDPQSKISSLQSIRLGL, encoded by the coding sequence ATGGATGAACTTGCATCCTTTGTGGTTGCATCAAAAGGCTTAATAGCTAGAGGAATGGGTCGATCCTATGGCGATTCTGCGCTCTCCAAAACTGTGGTATCGATGTGCAAATTCGATCGACTTATCGATTTTGACCCACTTCAAGGCATTCTAACCTGTGAGGCTGGGGTATCAGTTGCTGATATCGTTGATATTTTCGTCTCGCGAGGTTGGTTCTTGCCTGTAGTCCCGGGAACGAAATTTGTTTCCATAGGTGGAGCGGTCGCTTCAGATGTGCATGGTAAAAATCATCATAAAGATGGCTCGTTTGCCAATTGCATTTCCAGTTTTAAACTATTAATGGCGAATGGTGACATTGTTCAGTGTTCTCGGCAAGAGCGTGCCCCTCTGTTTTATGCGACGATCGGTGGAATGGGTCTGACCGGAATAATTCTACAGGTGACGCTGTTTCTTAAACGAATTCCGAGTGCCCATGTTCGGCAGCGAGTATTTAGAGCTGCCAATTTGAAAGAGGCGATGGGGATTTTCGAGGCTAATCTCAATGCCACTTACAGCGTGGCCTGGATTGATTGTTTAGCGAGAAGGGCAAATTCAGGTCGATCTTTAGTCATGTTTGGTGAACATGCTGGAGTTGAGGAATTACCTCTGGAGATGAGTAAAAAACCTTTACAACTTGTGCGCAAACGTAAAATTGATATCCCATTTGAGTTTCCTTCAGGGGCACTAAACCGGCACTCAGTTAAAGCGTTTAATTGGATTTATTATAATTTTTCTTCAAGACGGGCAGAGAGTTTGGTGGATTTGGAGACATTCTTCTTCCCCTTAGATTCACTCTTAAATTGGAACCGGATCTATGGCAAAAAGGGGTTTGTACAATACCAAGTAGCGTTCCCTTTGGCATCGAGCCGGGAAGGGCTGACCGAAATACTTAGCATTATCTCTCAAGCAGGACTAGGCTCTTTTCTCGCTGTTTTGAAGTATCTGGGTGGTGGCCGGGGAGGGCTTTCGTTTCCAATTAACGGTTATACGTTAGCGCTTGATTTACCTTACTTCAATACGTTACCCGGCTTGCTGGCTAAACTGGATGTTGTCACGCGTGAGTATGGGGGCCGTCTATACTTAACGAAAGACTCCCGAATGGCACAACAGTTGTTTGACGCAACCTATGGTGAGGCAGTTAATCATTTTCGCGCGTTAAGGCGTGAGATTGATCCTCAAAGCAAAATCTCCTCCCTTCAATCTATTCGGTTAGGTCTTTAA
- a CDS encoding glycosyltransferase family 4 protein, producing the protein MGKKVLVLASTFPTSASDTQPSFVKYLCRELAKENEVTVLLPHSPDAKTVEHLDGMQIERFHYFYPKLETLTYGSGILSNLKERPLKYLLVPFFLLFQLFAVVKLMSRERWDIIHAHWIIPQGLIAVIARFITASSTRILITSHGADLFALNGKVLNHLKRWIIKKADYITVVSSAMKQHCIETLKIESRHISVMSMGVDLDNTFTPPTTPSRTNKNIIFVGRLVEKKGVRYLLEAFEIVLEKEPDCHLTIVGKGMLEGELKSYTHKRGIRNVNFTGAVINSEVPNYLRQHQIAVVPSIVASDGDQEGLGLVLVEAIGCGCTVVASDLPAIRDVVTDEETGLLVPPQNSIALANAILHLLKSPVLNESLTEQALLHAKENFNWKRVGQKYHALLSSL; encoded by the coding sequence ATGGGCAAAAAAGTACTTGTTCTTGCTTCAACCTTCCCAACATCAGCAAGCGATACTCAACCTTCGTTTGTTAAATATCTTTGCCGAGAACTCGCAAAAGAAAATGAAGTAACCGTATTACTTCCTCATTCTCCCGATGCTAAAACGGTCGAGCACCTCGATGGCATGCAAATCGAACGATTTCACTATTTCTATCCCAAACTGGAAACATTGACTTACGGGAGCGGAATTCTTAGCAATCTCAAAGAACGGCCTCTCAAGTACCTATTGGTGCCCTTCTTTCTGCTATTTCAACTCTTCGCAGTAGTGAAGCTAATGAGCCGTGAACGATGGGATATCATTCATGCCCACTGGATAATTCCCCAAGGCCTCATTGCTGTTATAGCTCGTTTTATTACCGCATCTTCCACCCGTATTCTAATCACTTCCCACGGTGCGGACCTTTTTGCGCTCAATGGAAAAGTGCTAAACCACCTTAAACGATGGATCATCAAAAAAGCAGATTACATTACTGTGGTCAGTTCAGCAATGAAACAACACTGTATTGAAACATTGAAAATAGAGAGCAGACACATATCCGTAATGTCGATGGGTGTAGATCTCGACAACACCTTCACGCCTCCAACCACGCCATCTCGAACAAATAAAAATATTATTTTTGTGGGCCGCTTGGTTGAGAAAAAAGGAGTCCGGTACCTACTGGAAGCTTTTGAAATCGTTCTGGAAAAGGAACCCGATTGCCACTTAACCATCGTCGGGAAAGGTATGCTCGAAGGAGAACTTAAATCCTATACCCATAAACGGGGAATTCGAAATGTAAACTTTACGGGTGCCGTGATCAATTCAGAAGTTCCGAACTATCTTCGCCAACACCAAATCGCTGTAGTACCTTCAATTGTGGCATCCGACGGAGACCAGGAAGGCTTGGGTCTCGTTTTGGTCGAAGCAATTGGATGTGGTTGCACTGTAGTAGCAAGTGACTTGCCAGCAATCCGGGATGTGGTGACAGATGAAGAAACAGGACTGCTTGTCCCACCTCAGAATAGCATCGCTCTAGCCAATGCAATACTACACTTACTTAAATCACCGGTATTGAATGAATCCCTTACAGAGCAAGCGCTACTGCATGCAAAAGAAAACTTTAACTGGAAACGAGTGGGTCAGAAATATCACGCATTGCTTTCATCATTATGA
- a CDS encoding UbiA family prenyltransferase, with amino-acid sequence MSTIRENLPLVVDLDGTLAKTDLLVESCFQLLRAQPLVLFILPVILFMRGKAALKAYIAERVTLDPALIPYNEELVAFLREEKAKGRFIVLATASNFKLASSIADYFDLFDEVYASTASVNLSGEQKQRKLVAVFGENAFAYAGNAHADKKVWHSASEVIVVNPEVGLIQSLRKSYRIDRLFVQGVVKQLEILKALRCHQWVKNLLIFIPLFLSHEYHEALNWFNAVLAFFTFCLCASSVYLLNDLIDLPDDRVHPDKCKRPFASGSLSPVLGVFLIPVLLLSAVLMASLLSMQLLVVLLGYYALTVTYSFLLKRKMIADVIALALLYTCRIVAGTVVLNVPHSFWLLAYSMFIFLSLAIIKRYVELRKSMQNTGGKISGRDYQVSDFELLASLGGSSGYISVLVIALYLNSQEVTRLYQNPQLLWLICPILLYWVSRTWLKAHRGLVASDPIIWALKDRVSYVAGGLLLVIVFWAK; translated from the coding sequence GTGAGTACAATAAGAGAAAATTTACCATTAGTTGTTGACCTGGATGGTACATTAGCCAAGACAGATTTATTGGTCGAGTCGTGTTTTCAACTGTTGCGAGCCCAACCCCTGGTTTTGTTTATTCTGCCTGTCATACTTTTCATGCGTGGCAAGGCTGCGCTTAAGGCATATATTGCTGAAAGAGTGACCTTGGATCCAGCCCTCATCCCTTATAACGAGGAGTTAGTTGCGTTTTTGCGCGAAGAAAAGGCTAAAGGCCGTTTCATTGTGCTTGCAACTGCTTCGAATTTTAAATTAGCCAGCTCGATAGCAGACTATTTCGATTTATTTGATGAAGTTTATGCTTCTACTGCCTCGGTTAATCTTTCTGGAGAGCAAAAACAAAGGAAACTGGTCGCTGTGTTCGGTGAAAATGCTTTCGCTTATGCCGGAAATGCTCATGCAGACAAGAAGGTCTGGCATTCGGCGAGCGAAGTCATTGTTGTTAATCCCGAAGTTGGTTTGATTCAGAGCTTACGTAAAAGTTATCGGATAGACCGATTGTTTGTCCAAGGGGTTGTTAAACAGCTAGAAATCTTGAAAGCATTGCGATGTCATCAGTGGGTTAAAAATTTATTAATTTTTATACCTTTATTCCTTTCCCATGAGTACCACGAGGCACTTAATTGGTTCAATGCAGTTCTCGCGTTTTTCACATTTTGCCTCTGCGCATCATCCGTATATCTTCTGAATGACTTAATTGACCTACCCGATGATCGAGTTCATCCAGACAAGTGTAAAAGACCCTTTGCATCGGGTTCGCTGTCTCCCGTATTAGGTGTTTTTTTGATACCAGTCCTTTTGCTATCTGCAGTTTTGATGGCAAGTTTGTTGTCAATGCAATTACTTGTGGTATTGCTGGGCTATTATGCGCTTACGGTAACTTACTCGTTTTTGCTCAAACGAAAAATGATTGCCGATGTTATCGCGCTAGCGCTCCTTTATACTTGCCGAATTGTCGCTGGGACTGTCGTCCTCAATGTGCCACACTCATTTTGGTTATTGGCATATTCGATGTTTATATTCCTTAGTTTAGCAATCATCAAGCGTTACGTTGAACTGAGAAAAAGCATGCAAAATACCGGTGGTAAAATTTCAGGAAGAGATTATCAGGTTTCAGATTTTGAACTATTGGCGTCTTTAGGCGGTAGCAGCGGTTATATTTCTGTGCTTGTAATCGCATTGTATCTTAATAGTCAGGAAGTTACCCGGCTTTACCAGAATCCACAATTATTATGGCTGATATGCCCGATATTGCTTTATTGGGTTAGTCGCACATGGCTAAAGGCGCACCGGGGTTTAGTGGCTTCGGATCCAATAATTTGGGCGCTGAAGGATAGAGTGAGTTATGTCGCTGGAGGTTTACTTTTAGTTATTGTTTTTTGGGCTAAGTGA
- a CDS encoding pilin, giving the protein MKHKRIAGFTLIELMIVVAILGVLSSIAIVGYSNYVIRAQVSESISISNSIKLKIAEHYQHNGSMPQNNAALDLLAANTFTGAYTTSVEINQGAVHITLGNNVHPKLKNKILSIRPAVGTSPNTASMLWICGNSPVPSGLTASGSNLTTISSEYLPTICRDY; this is encoded by the coding sequence ATGAAACATAAGCGCATAGCAGGTTTTACTTTGATAGAACTGATGATTGTGGTCGCGATACTGGGAGTCCTTTCGAGTATCGCAATCGTTGGCTATTCGAACTATGTAATCAGAGCCCAAGTATCTGAAAGTATTTCCATTTCAAATTCAATTAAGCTCAAAATTGCAGAACATTACCAGCACAATGGGTCAATGCCACAGAATAACGCAGCTTTAGACCTACTTGCGGCGAACACGTTTACAGGAGCATACACGACTTCTGTTGAAATTAATCAAGGCGCAGTTCACATTACTTTGGGTAATAATGTTCACCCAAAACTAAAAAACAAAATCCTGAGTATCCGACCCGCTGTGGGCACTTCACCAAACACAGCAAGCATGTTATGGATATGCGGGAATTCTCCCGTTCCCTCAGGGCTCACTGCAAGCGGCTCTAATTTAACCACCATTAGCTCAGAGTATCTTCCTACAATATGTAGAGATTATTGA
- the rfbD gene encoding dTDP-4-dehydrorhamnose reductase: MMMRILVIGANGQLGAEFMRHQNSGFQIDGVGRAECDICDLQEVQQCLNRYDPDVVINCAAYTAVDAAEENREVCFAVNHDGVLNLAKCCAERSIPLVHFSTDYVFDGQKEGVWYEDDTPNPINCYGESKLAGEDAIRKVCNQYLIFRISWVFGQYGPNFVKTMLRLAKTRSELNVVSDQYGGPTATPCIVRAVLGSLANSRSGERGLAWGTYHLPSEPFVSWAQFAEFIFAKAQELELLSVVPQVHSIPTSEYPTPAKRPLNSRLGSGEQEVSACDWQTALGRLLPGIIHSLEGE, from the coding sequence ATGATGATGCGTATTCTTGTGATTGGGGCGAATGGACAATTGGGCGCTGAGTTTATGAGGCATCAGAATTCAGGCTTTCAAATTGATGGCGTGGGTCGAGCCGAGTGTGATATCTGTGATTTGCAAGAAGTTCAGCAGTGCCTTAATCGATATGATCCGGATGTGGTTATTAATTGTGCGGCTTACACCGCCGTCGATGCAGCAGAGGAGAATCGTGAGGTTTGTTTTGCTGTAAATCATGACGGTGTTCTGAATCTTGCAAAATGCTGCGCAGAAAGGAGCATACCGCTTGTTCATTTCTCTACGGATTATGTATTTGATGGGCAGAAAGAAGGCGTCTGGTATGAAGATGATACGCCCAACCCGATTAATTGCTATGGCGAAAGTAAGCTGGCGGGCGAAGACGCGATTCGAAAGGTGTGTAATCAGTATTTGATTTTCAGAATAAGCTGGGTGTTTGGTCAATACGGTCCAAACTTCGTAAAAACAATGTTAAGACTTGCCAAAACACGAAGTGAACTGAATGTGGTGAGTGACCAATATGGTGGTCCAACCGCGACTCCATGTATTGTTCGGGCTGTGTTAGGCAGTTTGGCCAATAGCCGGTCCGGTGAACGGGGGTTGGCGTGGGGCACTTATCATTTACCTTCAGAGCCGTTTGTTTCCTGGGCCCAATTTGCAGAGTTTATTTTCGCCAAGGCTCAGGAGCTTGAACTACTGAGTGTGGTCCCACAGGTTCATTCCATACCGACTTCTGAGTATCCAACGCCCGCAAAGCGGCCTTTAAATTCGAGATTGGGTAGTGGTGAGCAAGAAGTTTCAGCTTGTGACTGGCAAACGGCGTTAGGCCGTTTGTTGCCCGGGATTATTCACAGTCTGGAGGGCGAATGA
- a CDS encoding NAD(P)/FAD-dependent oxidoreductase, with amino-acid sequence MQKKIAVVGAGPMGLAVAYHLLKAGHQVDLFEADKVAGGMSATFDFDGLQIERYYHFICKEDLALFELLKELKIIHKLKWQETKMGFFYDGHLYEWGNPLALLRFPKLGLIAKLRYGLMAYLATKRRKWLDLDKKDALSWIITWVGRDAYNVLWKKLFELKFYQYSSSLSAAWIWSRIRRVGNSRKSMMTESLGYLEGGSDTLINSLVNSIEDLGGRVHLGCPVEQVMVSEGKVEGIRVNGQKQDYNNVVSTIPAVFIPRLMPFLPQKLLDKFERLVNIPVVCVIVKLKNKMTDNFWLNINDETMDIPGMVEYTNLNALDCHIVYVPYYMPEDNPKFNDSDECFKEKARRYIKSINPEILDDDVISIHVSRYRFAQPVCGPEFLAQLPSISLPVEGLFAADTSYYYPEDRGISESVGLAKKIADMV; translated from the coding sequence ATGCAAAAAAAAATAGCTGTTGTCGGCGCGGGCCCGATGGGGCTTGCTGTAGCGTACCACCTACTCAAGGCAGGGCATCAAGTTGATCTCTTTGAAGCCGATAAAGTCGCTGGGGGCATGAGCGCTACATTCGACTTTGATGGTTTACAGATTGAACGTTATTACCATTTTATCTGCAAAGAAGACCTCGCTCTATTTGAGTTACTTAAAGAATTGAAGATCATTCACAAACTCAAATGGCAAGAGACAAAAATGGGTTTTTTCTATGATGGCCATCTGTACGAATGGGGGAATCCGTTGGCGTTATTGCGATTTCCTAAATTGGGACTCATTGCTAAATTGAGATATGGTTTAATGGCGTACTTGGCAACAAAACGTCGGAAATGGTTGGATTTGGATAAAAAAGACGCGCTTTCCTGGATTATTACATGGGTTGGTCGTGATGCTTATAACGTGCTTTGGAAAAAGCTTTTTGAATTGAAATTTTATCAATACTCCTCTTCTTTATCCGCAGCTTGGATTTGGTCGAGGATTCGACGCGTCGGAAATTCACGAAAAAGTATGATGACCGAGTCACTTGGATACCTGGAGGGTGGATCTGACACATTGATTAATTCTTTGGTTAACTCTATTGAGGACTTGGGAGGGCGAGTTCATTTGGGGTGTCCAGTGGAACAGGTTATGGTCAGTGAAGGGAAAGTTGAAGGGATCAGGGTAAATGGTCAGAAGCAGGACTATAACAACGTTGTAAGCACTATTCCTGCGGTATTTATTCCTCGGTTAATGCCATTTCTCCCGCAAAAATTGTTGGATAAATTTGAGCGTTTAGTCAATATTCCTGTTGTTTGTGTCATTGTAAAGTTAAAGAATAAAATGACAGACAATTTCTGGTTAAATATAAATGATGAAACGATGGACATCCCCGGGATGGTTGAGTATACAAATTTAAATGCCCTCGATTGCCATATTGTTTATGTTCCTTATTACATGCCTGAGGATAACCCGAAATTCAACGACTCCGACGAGTGTTTTAAGGAAAAAGCTCGCCGATATATAAAGTCGATAAACCCTGAAATTCTGGATGACGATGTGATTTCAATACATGTTTCGAGATATCGTTTTGCCCAGCCGGTTTGTGGCCCGGAGTTTCTCGCGCAATTGCCTTCAATTTCATTGCCTGTAGAAGGGTTGTTTGCGGCAGATACGTCTTATTATTACCCTGAAGACAGGGGGATATCTGAAAGTGTGGGGCTCGCAAAGAAGATTGCGGATATGGTATGA